Proteins encoded together in one Schumannella luteola window:
- a CDS encoding glutamate-5-semialdehyde dehydrogenase gives MTDTLSGTDARTIDERLDAARAAARILATATAAQKNQALEAIAQAVESSAEAVSPANDLDLANGRENGMSVGLQDRLQLDDARLRALGGAVREVIALTDPVGEIVRGSTLPNGLKLSQVRVPFGVVGAIYEARPNVTVDIAALALKSGNAVVLRGGSAAENTNRVLVGLLRDALASAGLPADAVQTVDDFGRAGATALMRARGGIDVLIPRGSAGLIRTVVEESTVPVIETGAGVVHAFVDRGADLDMAVDIVVNSKVHRPSVCNALETLLVDAGDVERLLPPLAAALREQGVTLHADERARAIVADAEPATDEDWDTEYMSLDLSVAVVDDLDAALDHIRRHSTHHTETIVTNDLARAERFLAEVDSAAVMVNASTRFTDGGQFGFGAEVGISTQKLHARGPMGLPELTSTKWLVRGAGQVRG, from the coding sequence ATGACCGACACGCTGTCCGGCACCGACGCCCGCACGATCGACGAGCGACTGGACGCGGCCCGCGCCGCCGCCCGCATCCTCGCCACCGCGACGGCCGCCCAGAAGAACCAGGCGCTCGAGGCCATCGCGCAGGCGGTCGAGTCATCGGCCGAGGCGGTCTCGCCGGCCAACGACCTCGACCTCGCGAACGGCCGTGAGAACGGCATGAGCGTCGGTCTGCAGGACCGTCTCCAGCTCGACGACGCCCGGCTGCGCGCCCTCGGCGGCGCCGTGCGCGAGGTGATCGCGCTCACCGACCCGGTCGGCGAGATCGTGCGTGGATCCACGCTCCCCAACGGACTCAAGCTCAGCCAGGTGCGCGTGCCCTTCGGCGTCGTCGGCGCGATCTACGAGGCCCGCCCGAACGTCACGGTCGACATCGCCGCCCTCGCGCTGAAGAGCGGCAACGCCGTCGTGCTGCGCGGCGGATCGGCTGCCGAGAACACGAACCGCGTGCTCGTCGGCCTGCTGCGCGACGCGCTCGCCTCGGCCGGGCTCCCCGCCGACGCGGTGCAGACCGTCGACGACTTCGGCCGCGCGGGCGCCACCGCGCTCATGCGGGCCCGCGGCGGCATCGACGTGCTCATCCCGCGCGGCAGCGCCGGGCTCATCCGCACCGTCGTCGAGGAGTCGACCGTTCCCGTCATCGAGACCGGCGCCGGCGTCGTGCACGCCTTCGTCGACCGCGGCGCCGACCTCGACATGGCCGTCGACATCGTCGTCAACTCGAAGGTGCACCGCCCCAGCGTCTGCAACGCGCTCGAGACGCTGCTGGTGGATGCGGGCGACGTCGAGCGTCTGCTGCCTCCGCTCGCCGCGGCGCTGCGCGAGCAGGGGGTCACGCTGCACGCCGACGAGCGCGCCCGCGCGATCGTCGCCGACGCGGAGCCGGCCACCGACGAGGACTGGGACACCGAGTACATGAGCCTCGACCTGTCGGTCGCGGTCGTCGACGACCTGGATGCGGCGCTCGACCACATCCGCCGCCACTCGACCCATCACACCGAGACGATCGTGACGAACGACCTCGCCCGCGCTGAGCGCTTCCTCGCTGAGGTCGACTCCGCCGCGGTGATGGTGAACGCCTCGACGCGCTTCACCGACGGCGGGCAGTTCGGCTTCGGCGCCGAGGTCGGCATCTCGACGCAGAAGCTGCACGCGCGCGGCCCGATGGGACTGCCCGAGCTGACCAGCACCAAGTGGCTCGTGCGCGGCGCGGGGCAGGTCCGCGGCTGA
- a CDS encoding glycosyltransferase family 2 protein — MSPRHLVAVRILAVLVVAFGLVYLGWRWGATVPWPVWWIGVPLVVAETYSLGESVLYALTMWNAKRRPTAPPARPGLSVDVFITTYNEPLELVLNTAIHARDLDYPHETYILDDGDRPDFRRAAAEIGVGYITRGPEWQGRQRFAKAGNINNALYGTAGDFIAILDADQVPEPRFLDRVLGYFDDEAVAFVQTPQSFWNVDPADPLGSRAELFYGPIQQGKDGWGAAFFCGSNAVLRREAIMALGLTRFSRGARGRMRQALRRARSRLIDLQSRLALRDPAQLPILESALDALAVAERQHRTGEVLSEISWELQRGIRSAVIDSDTEAMPAVISELDAVVESVEVARTDQAIAVHALDTSSITEDMATAMHLHAMGWTSVYHHEVLVHGLAPEDVRTMLTQRKRWASGSMQVFFAENPLLLRGLSFAQRLMYLATMTSYLGGVAALVYLAAPIVFLTTGVFPLAADAGVFVLYFAPMFLLCQLLFQVAGRGAGGLWRGQQMSFALFPTWISATLSGAAASLLGKHLSFSVTAKEKQGDGGADYRAIWPQLAAMALLAIATVIGVVRAATGEAPLIATGLTLLWVGLDFALLGALVRAARYRGPSPAVVDPLPPGDELRRVVALVAGDDARRTPALPVASD, encoded by the coding sequence ATGAGCCCGCGGCACCTCGTCGCGGTGCGCATCCTCGCCGTGCTCGTCGTCGCCTTCGGCCTCGTCTACCTCGGCTGGCGCTGGGGCGCGACCGTGCCGTGGCCGGTGTGGTGGATCGGCGTGCCGCTCGTGGTCGCCGAGACCTACAGCCTCGGCGAGTCGGTGCTCTACGCGCTCACGATGTGGAACGCGAAGCGCCGTCCGACCGCGCCGCCGGCCCGGCCCGGCCTCAGCGTCGACGTGTTCATCACGACCTACAACGAGCCGCTCGAACTCGTGCTCAACACGGCCATCCACGCCCGCGACCTCGACTACCCGCACGAGACCTACATCCTCGACGACGGCGACCGGCCTGACTTCCGGCGGGCGGCGGCCGAGATCGGCGTCGGGTACATCACGCGCGGACCCGAGTGGCAGGGGCGGCAGCGCTTCGCCAAGGCCGGCAACATCAACAACGCCCTGTACGGCACGGCGGGCGACTTCATCGCGATCCTCGATGCCGACCAGGTGCCCGAGCCGCGGTTCCTCGATCGGGTGCTCGGCTACTTCGACGACGAGGCCGTCGCCTTCGTGCAGACGCCGCAGAGCTTCTGGAACGTCGACCCCGCCGACCCGCTCGGCAGCCGCGCCGAGCTGTTCTACGGTCCGATCCAGCAGGGCAAAGACGGCTGGGGCGCGGCCTTCTTCTGCGGATCGAACGCCGTGCTGCGCCGCGAGGCGATCATGGCGCTCGGGCTCACCCGCTTCTCGCGCGGGGCCCGCGGCCGCATGCGCCAGGCGCTGCGCCGCGCCCGCTCGCGCCTGATCGACCTGCAGAGCCGACTCGCGCTGCGCGACCCCGCCCAGCTGCCGATCCTCGAGTCCGCGCTCGACGCGCTCGCCGTCGCCGAACGCCAGCACCGCACCGGCGAGGTGCTCAGCGAGATCTCATGGGAGCTGCAGCGCGGCATCCGCTCGGCTGTCATCGACAGCGACACCGAGGCGATGCCGGCAGTGATCAGCGAGCTGGATGCGGTGGTCGAGTCGGTCGAGGTCGCCCGCACCGATCAGGCGATCGCCGTGCACGCGCTCGACACCTCGAGCATCACCGAGGACATGGCGACCGCGATGCACCTGCACGCGATGGGCTGGACGAGCGTCTACCACCACGAGGTGCTCGTGCACGGGCTCGCGCCCGAGGACGTGCGCACGATGCTCACCCAGCGCAAGCGCTGGGCATCCGGCTCGATGCAGGTCTTCTTCGCCGAGAACCCGCTGCTGCTGCGCGGGCTGAGCTTCGCGCAGCGACTCATGTACCTGGCGACGATGACGAGCTACCTGGGCGGCGTCGCGGCCCTCGTCTACCTCGCGGCGCCGATCGTGTTCCTCACGACGGGCGTGTTCCCGCTCGCCGCCGACGCCGGCGTCTTCGTGCTCTACTTCGCGCCGATGTTCCTGCTCTGCCAGCTGCTGTTCCAGGTCGCCGGGCGCGGCGCCGGCGGGCTGTGGCGGGGTCAGCAGATGTCGTTCGCGCTGTTCCCGACCTGGATCTCGGCCACGCTCTCGGGCGCCGCCGCCTCGCTGCTGGGCAAGCACCTCTCCTTCTCGGTCACGGCGAAAGAGAAGCAGGGCGACGGCGGCGCCGACTACCGGGCGATCTGGCCGCAGCTCGCCGCGATGGCGCTGCTCGCGATCGCCACGGTGATCGGCGTGGTGCGGGCGGCGACCGGCGAGGCGCCGCTCATCGCGACCGGGCTGACCCTGCTCTGGGTCGGCCTCGACTTCGCCCTGCTCGGCGCGCTGGTCCGGGCCGCCCGCTACCGCGGACCCTCGCCCGCGGTCGTCGACCCGCTGCCGCCGGGGGACGAGCTGCGTCGCGTCGTCGCTCTCGTCGCCGGCGATGATGCGCGTCGGACTCCCGCCCTGCCGGTCGCCTCCGACTGA
- a CDS encoding zf-TFIIB domain-containing protein codes for MRCPNDETTLVMSERNGIEIDYCPDCRGVWLDRGELDKIIERATPEAPATPAAATPVAPVTPVAPVQQIPVAQPAYDPRYDAGYDRRYDDRRDDRRYDNRGYDPRYGGQQPQRKKKNWLSELFDD; via the coding sequence ATGAGATGCCCGAACGACGAGACCACGCTCGTGATGAGCGAGCGCAACGGGATCGAGATCGACTACTGCCCCGACTGTCGCGGTGTCTGGCTCGATCGCGGCGAGCTCGACAAGATCATCGAGCGCGCCACACCCGAGGCGCCCGCCACGCCCGCGGCAGCGACTCCGGTCGCACCCGTCACTCCGGTGGCGCCGGTGCAGCAGATCCCGGTGGCTCAGCCCGCCTACGATCCGCGCTACGACGCCGGCTATGACCGACGCTACGACGATCGACGCGACGATCGTCGCTATGACAACCGCGGCTACGACCCGCGCTACGGCGGCCAGCAGCCGCAGCGCAAGAAGAAGAACTGGCTCTCCGAGCTCTTCGACGACTGA
- a CDS encoding iron chaperone — MTAAAKPDIDAYIAERPAEVRPLLQQLRERIHAAVPGAGETIKYGMPTFELPNGYRMYFGAWAKHVGIYPVPRGDDDFEAEVGPYRHAKDTVRFPFREPMPWELVDRIAALVAARQKS; from the coding sequence ATGACCGCGGCAGCGAAGCCCGACATCGACGCCTACATCGCCGAGCGCCCGGCGGAGGTGCGCCCGCTGCTGCAGCAGCTGCGCGAGCGCATCCACGCGGCCGTGCCCGGCGCGGGGGAGACGATCAAGTACGGCATGCCGACCTTCGAGCTGCCGAACGGCTACCGGATGTACTTCGGGGCCTGGGCGAAGCACGTCGGCATCTACCCGGTGCCGCGCGGCGACGACGACTTCGAGGCGGAGGTCGGGCCCTACCGGCACGCGAAGGACACGGTGCGGTTCCCGTTCCGCGAGCCGATGCCGTGGGAGCTCGTCGACCGCATCGCCGCGCTGGTCGCCGCCCGTCAGAAGAGCTGA
- a CDS encoding NUDIX domain-containing protein, producing MKSAGLLLHRDRGAAAGAGLEVWIAHMGGPFWARKQQHAWSIPKGEFGDDEEPLVAALREFAEEVGVPAPTADYVLLGEFRQRSGKVVTVFAGDAPEFEVDAVRSNTFELEWPPHSGRMQRFPEIDEGHWMPIDAARPLLVTGQVAALDALVERLSASA from the coding sequence ATGAAGAGCGCCGGGCTCCTGCTGCACCGCGATCGCGGCGCGGCAGCGGGTGCGGGGCTCGAGGTCTGGATCGCGCACATGGGCGGGCCGTTCTGGGCTCGCAAACAGCAGCACGCGTGGTCGATCCCCAAGGGCGAGTTCGGCGACGACGAGGAGCCGCTCGTCGCGGCGCTGCGCGAGTTCGCCGAGGAGGTCGGGGTGCCCGCCCCGACCGCTGACTACGTGCTGCTCGGTGAGTTCCGGCAGCGCTCGGGCAAGGTCGTCACGGTGTTCGCCGGCGACGCGCCGGAGTTCGAGGTGGATGCGGTGCGCAGCAACACCTTCGAACTGGAGTGGCCGCCGCACTCGGGTCGGATGCAGCGGTTCCCCGAGATCGACGAGGGCCACTGGATGCCGATCGACGCGGCACGACCGCTGCTCGTCACCGGCCAGGTGGCGGCGCTCGACGCCCTTGTGGAGCGCCTCTCCGCCTCCGCCTAG
- a CDS encoding MFS transporter, with amino-acid sequence MTTAPARTRRPLPWLMLVVSVFAQAAGTVVVATPAFLIPLLHVQQHLPLEQAGLLATAPNLGLVATLIAWGGAADRWGERNVLAIGLALAAVAAFAATLTQGLVPLGALLVLAGAGTASVNAASGRVVVGWFPPERRGLAMGIRQSCQPLGVAAAALAVPALVAGGDIAPALIFGGVLVAVSAVLCLIVIIDPPRPGRADAPAHHTVNPYRRDGLLWRIHAVSVLLVAPQYALSTFGLVWLEVDQGWSPLAAGILVAVAQFLGALGRIAVGWLSDRVGSRLRPLRWVALAGIVALLLTAAAGGLHLAVAVAITYVLASCIAVADNGLAFTSVAEIAGPFWSGRALGAQNTGQFLGAALVGPGVGALIGVVGYPIAFALVAIAPAVATPLIPKDAAVARLRDTLEATRS; translated from the coding sequence ATGACCACGGCACCCGCGCGCACCCGGCGACCGCTCCCCTGGCTCATGCTCGTGGTCAGCGTCTTCGCGCAGGCCGCCGGAACCGTCGTCGTCGCGACCCCCGCATTCCTCATCCCCCTGCTGCACGTGCAGCAGCACCTGCCGCTCGAGCAGGCCGGCCTGCTGGCGACCGCGCCCAACCTCGGGCTCGTCGCCACGCTGATCGCCTGGGGCGGGGCCGCCGACCGCTGGGGCGAGCGCAACGTGCTCGCGATCGGGCTCGCCCTCGCCGCCGTCGCGGCCTTCGCCGCCACCCTCACGCAGGGCCTCGTTCCGCTCGGCGCCCTGCTCGTGCTCGCCGGCGCCGGAACCGCGTCGGTCAACGCCGCCAGCGGCCGGGTCGTGGTCGGCTGGTTCCCTCCCGAGCGCCGCGGGCTCGCGATGGGCATCCGGCAGAGCTGCCAGCCCCTCGGCGTCGCGGCCGCGGCCCTCGCCGTGCCGGCCCTCGTGGCCGGCGGCGACATCGCCCCGGCGCTGATCTTCGGCGGCGTCCTCGTCGCCGTCTCCGCCGTGCTCTGCCTCATCGTCATCATCGACCCGCCGCGCCCGGGCCGCGCCGACGCGCCCGCGCACCACACCGTGAACCCGTACCGCCGCGACGGGCTGCTGTGGCGCATCCACGCCGTCTCGGTGCTGCTGGTCGCGCCGCAGTACGCGCTGTCGACCTTCGGGCTGGTCTGGCTGGAGGTGGATCAGGGCTGGTCGCCGCTGGCGGCCGGCATCCTCGTCGCCGTCGCGCAGTTCCTCGGCGCGCTCGGCCGCATCGCGGTCGGCTGGCTCAGCGACAGGGTCGGCAGCCGCCTGCGCCCGCTGCGCTGGGTCGCCCTCGCCGGCATCGTCGCGCTGCTGCTCACGGCCGCGGCCGGCGGCCTGCACCTGGCAGTCGCCGTCGCGATCACCTACGTGCTGGCGAGCTGCATCGCCGTCGCCGACAACGGCCTCGCCTTCACCTCCGTCGCCGAGATCGCCGGGCCGTTCTGGTCGGGGCGGGCGCTCGGCGCGCAGAACACGGGGCAGTTCCTCGGCGCGGCACTCGTCGGCCCGGGCGTCGGCGCGCTGATCGGCGTCGTCGGCTACCCGATCGCGTTCGCGCTGGTGGCGATCGCGCCGGCGGTCGCGACCCCGCTCATCCCGAAGGATGCGGCGGTCGCCCGACTGCGCGACACGCTCGAGGCGACGCGCAGCTAG
- the rsfS gene encoding ribosome silencing factor gives MTASDRALELLRIAALAADDKQAEDLVALDVTGPLPLTDVFLLATGRNERNVLAIASEVEDKLIEAGAKPLRREGRSEGRWVLIDFGDLVVHVFHEEDRSYYSLERLWKDCPAIALDLPEHGERTA, from the coding sequence GTGACCGCATCCGACCGTGCCCTCGAGCTTCTGCGCATCGCCGCCCTCGCGGCCGACGACAAGCAGGCTGAAGATCTGGTCGCGCTGGATGTCACCGGCCCGCTGCCGCTGACCGACGTGTTCCTGCTCGCGACCGGGCGCAACGAGCGCAACGTGCTCGCGATCGCCTCCGAGGTCGAAGACAAGCTCATCGAGGCGGGCGCGAAGCCGCTGCGCCGCGAGGGTCGCTCCGAGGGCCGCTGGGTGCTGATCGACTTCGGCGATCTGGTCGTGCACGTCTTTCACGAGGAGGACCGCTCGTACTACTCGCTCGAGCGCCTGTGGAAGGACTGCCCGGCGATCGCGCTCGATCTGCCGGAGCACGGCGAGCGCACGGCCTGA
- a CDS encoding STAS domain-containing protein gives MSLLTVPAPTIAPAAIDLEVTGPLDAAAVLRLRSHVIAAQQDGPAVVLIDVTAAERVTAAGIAGLLELLRIARVAGGDLRVIGDSAGLATARAALQLTTIVAVYRGRAHALAGLA, from the coding sequence GTGTCGCTGCTCACCGTCCCCGCGCCGACCATCGCTCCCGCCGCCATCGACCTCGAGGTCACCGGCCCGCTCGACGCCGCCGCCGTGCTGCGGCTGCGCTCTCACGTGATCGCCGCCCAGCAGGACGGCCCCGCCGTCGTGCTCATCGACGTGACCGCCGCTGAGCGCGTCACCGCCGCCGGCATCGCCGGCCTGCTCGAGCTGCTGCGCATCGCCCGCGTCGCCGGCGGCGACCTGCGCGTGATCGGCGACTCCGCCGGCCTCGCGACGGCCCGTGCCGCCCTGCAGCTCACCACGATCGTCGCCGTCTACCGCGGCCGGGCCCATGCCCTCGCCGGCCTCGCCTGA
- the proB gene encoding glutamate 5-kinase — protein MTDTAEQTASAAERAASPQGDAGGLREPVLSARRVIVKVGSSSVSGENAGQIEPLVDALAALHARGVEVVLVSSGAIATAIPFLELHGRPTDLATQQAAAAVGQNVLMWRYQTSLDRYDILAGQVLLTAGDLENATPRGNAQRAMERLLGLRILPIVNENDTVATHEIRFGDNDRLAALVAELVDADLLVLLSDVDALYTRPPQAPGAERIDTVAADDDLARVELGDIGAAGVGTGGAGTKIQAAKLAAGGGTPVVLTSTANVGRALAGEVVGTWFDAAPRAPRAGRT, from the coding sequence ATGACCGACACCGCAGAGCAGACCGCGTCCGCCGCCGAGCGCGCCGCGTCGCCGCAGGGCGATGCGGGTGGTCTGCGCGAGCCGGTGCTCTCGGCCCGTCGCGTGATCGTCAAGGTCGGCTCGTCGTCGGTGAGCGGCGAGAACGCCGGTCAGATCGAGCCGTTGGTCGACGCGCTGGCGGCGCTGCACGCCCGCGGCGTCGAGGTCGTGCTCGTGTCGTCGGGCGCGATCGCCACGGCGATCCCGTTCCTCGAACTGCACGGCCGGCCCACCGACCTGGCGACGCAGCAGGCGGCCGCAGCGGTCGGCCAGAACGTGCTCATGTGGCGCTACCAGACCAGCCTCGACCGCTACGACATCCTCGCCGGCCAGGTGCTGCTGACCGCGGGCGACCTCGAGAACGCGACCCCGCGCGGCAACGCGCAGCGCGCCATGGAGCGCCTGCTGGGTCTGCGCATCCTGCCGATCGTGAACGAGAACGACACGGTCGCGACGCACGAGATCCGCTTCGGTGACAACGATCGGCTCGCCGCGCTCGTGGCCGAGCTGGTGGATGCCGACCTGCTCGTGCTGCTCAGTGACGTGGATGCGCTCTACACGCGCCCGCCGCAGGCGCCCGGCGCCGAGCGCATCGACACCGTGGCGGCCGACGACGACCTCGCGCGGGTCGAGCTCGGCGACATCGGCGCGGCCGGCGTCGGCACCGGGGGAGCCGGCACGAAGATCCAGGCGGCGAAGCTCGCTGCCGGTGGCGGCACGCCGGTCGTGCTCACCTCGACGGCGAACGTGGGGCGTGCGCTCGCTGGTGAGGTCGTCGGCACCTGGTTCGACGCCGCGCCGCGGGCGCCGCGGGCCGGCCGCACCTGA
- the nadD gene encoding nicotinate-nucleotide adenylyltransferase, whose translation MTASEPRRRRIGVMGGTFDPIHHGHLVAASEVKQHFDLDEVVFVPTGQPWMKSEVSRAEDRYLMTVVATASNPDFTVSRVDIDRHGPTYTIDTLRDVRDEHPDADLFFITGADAVAQILEWKDHDELWELAHFVAVSRPGHQLSIRGLPKHGVSSLEIPALAISSTDCRARVGRGHPVWYLVPDGVVQYISKHHLYRSET comes from the coding sequence ATGACGGCATCCGAGCCGCGGCGCCGGCGGATCGGCGTGATGGGCGGCACCTTCGACCCGATCCATCACGGTCACCTCGTGGCGGCGAGCGAGGTCAAGCAGCACTTCGATCTCGACGAGGTCGTCTTCGTGCCGACCGGACAGCCGTGGATGAAGAGCGAGGTCTCGCGCGCCGAGGACCGCTACCTGATGACGGTGGTCGCCACCGCATCCAACCCCGACTTCACGGTCAGCCGCGTCGACATCGACCGGCACGGTCCGACCTACACGATCGACACCCTGCGGGACGTGCGCGACGAGCACCCCGACGCCGATCTCTTCTTCATCACGGGGGCTGACGCGGTCGCGCAGATCCTCGAGTGGAAGGACCACGACGAGCTGTGGGAGCTGGCGCATTTCGTCGCCGTCTCGCGCCCGGGGCACCAGCTGAGCATTCGCGGATTGCCGAAGCACGGCGTAAGCTCTCTGGAAATACCGGCGCTGGCCATCTCGTCGACGGACTGCCGCGCACGAGTGGGGCGGGGACACCCCGTCTGGTATCTGGTTCCCGACGGGGTCGTCCAGTACATCTCCAAGCACCATCTCTACCGGAGTGAGACATGA
- a CDS encoding GntR family transcriptional regulator: MTGDTASDTTPRQADAAYARLRSAVLELELRPGDRVSERGLESLAGASRTPVRAAMVRLEAQGLLRRDGRGWIVAPLDRHELDQAAEFREAVEAAAVRLAVGRVDAAELATLHALVDGEPGEPDELLGASRSFHSRLAAAGGNRFLADAVAAALARLERARWLEVRTVGSRERSAAEHRAILAAVQSGDADEAERLVRAHARAARERTAAALAPDRTRGLHVT, translated from the coding sequence GTGACCGGAGACACCGCATCCGACACGACGCCGCGCCAGGCCGACGCCGCCTACGCGCGCCTGCGCTCCGCGGTGCTCGAGCTCGAGCTGCGTCCGGGGGATCGCGTCAGCGAGCGCGGACTCGAGTCGCTCGCCGGGGCATCCCGCACTCCCGTGCGCGCCGCCATGGTGCGGCTCGAGGCGCAGGGTCTGCTGCGCCGCGACGGCCGCGGCTGGATCGTCGCACCGCTCGACCGGCACGAGCTCGACCAGGCGGCGGAGTTCCGCGAGGCCGTCGAGGCCGCCGCGGTGCGGCTCGCGGTCGGACGGGTGGATGCCGCCGAGCTCGCGACCCTGCACGCCCTCGTCGACGGCGAGCCGGGGGAGCCCGACGAGCTGCTCGGCGCGAGCCGCAGCTTCCACAGCAGGCTGGCCGCGGCCGGGGGCAACCGCTTCCTCGCCGACGCCGTCGCCGCGGCGCTCGCGCGGCTCGAGCGGGCGCGCTGGCTCGAGGTGCGCACCGTCGGATCGCGCGAGCGCAGCGCGGCCGAGCACCGCGCCATCCTCGCCGCGGTGCAGTCCGGCGACGCCGACGAGGCCGAGCGGCTCGTGCGCGCCCACGCCCGCGCGGCGCGCGAGCGCACCGCCGCGGCGCTCGCCCCCGACCGCACCCGCGGACTGCACGTCACCTGA
- a CDS encoding glycoside hydrolase family 26 protein: MSRGRDATGDEQPVNIEQSEVDASSDPQQAFDQGFVGHPKRRRRPSLLVPLVIMALVAGGVAVGSNQIASQAVAPASSIGSCLVGDREALVPKKGVLFGVNLDWDSETLAEHAENIGHNAAVSVQFSDIPYDRETWSHTLGAVEQVKANGGILLLTLEPHGGLSTLSDTVIQRLAKDLRDINAEGVPVIVRFAHEMNGSWYAWGQQPELYIETFRRVAQAVHERAPLSSMMWAPNYGGGYPFTGGQFAAEPGTADFADLDTDGDGALTMADDSYAPYYPGDAAVDWVGISLYHWGNQRPWGDNDIAEPHKFEDMLTGTYVGTAGDDSAVPDFYQEYGVDHGHPVAIPETAAIYTPSRRDEPGSSSEIAVKSAWWDQVFAADIPTRFPQLKMINWFEWSKVEVEIDDRVDWRAASSTATRSAFRKALPGWFEYAEDVRGC, encoded by the coding sequence GTGTCGAGAGGCCGCGACGCCACCGGCGACGAGCAGCCGGTGAACATCGAGCAGTCGGAGGTCGACGCGTCATCCGACCCCCAGCAGGCATTCGACCAGGGATTCGTCGGGCACCCGAAGCGCCGACGACGCCCCAGCCTGCTGGTGCCGCTCGTGATCATGGCGCTGGTCGCCGGCGGCGTCGCGGTCGGCTCGAACCAGATCGCCTCGCAGGCCGTCGCGCCCGCCTCGAGCATCGGCTCGTGCCTGGTCGGCGATCGCGAGGCGCTGGTGCCGAAGAAGGGAGTGCTGTTCGGCGTCAACCTCGACTGGGACAGCGAGACGCTCGCCGAGCACGCGGAGAACATCGGCCACAATGCGGCGGTGTCGGTGCAGTTCAGCGACATCCCCTACGACCGCGAGACCTGGAGTCACACCCTCGGCGCGGTCGAGCAGGTCAAGGCCAACGGCGGCATCCTGCTGCTGACGCTCGAGCCGCACGGCGGGCTGTCGACGCTGAGCGACACGGTCATCCAGCGCCTCGCGAAAGATCTGCGCGACATCAACGCCGAGGGCGTGCCCGTGATCGTGCGCTTCGCCCACGAGATGAACGGCTCCTGGTACGCCTGGGGGCAGCAGCCCGAGCTCTACATCGAGACCTTCCGCCGCGTCGCGCAGGCCGTGCACGAGCGGGCTCCGCTGAGCTCGATGATGTGGGCCCCGAACTACGGCGGCGGCTACCCCTTCACCGGCGGTCAGTTCGCCGCCGAGCCCGGCACGGCGGACTTCGCCGACCTCGACACCGACGGCGACGGCGCGCTCACGATGGCCGACGACAGCTACGCCCCCTACTACCCAGGGGATGCCGCGGTCGACTGGGTCGGCATCTCGCTCTACCACTGGGGCAACCAGCGGCCGTGGGGTGACAACGACATCGCCGAGCCGCACAAGTTCGAGGACATGCTGACCGGCACCTACGTCGGCACCGCCGGCGACGACTCGGCCGTGCCCGACTTCTACCAGGAGTACGGCGTCGATCACGGGCACCCGGTCGCGATCCCCGAGACGGCCGCGATCTACACGCCCTCGCGCCGCGACGAGCCCGGCAGCTCGAGCGAGATCGCCGTGAAGAGCGCCTGGTGGGATCAGGTGTTCGCCGCCGACATCCCGACCCGCTTCCCACAGCTCAAGATGATCAACTGGTTCGAGTGGAGCAAGGTCGAGGTCGAGATCGACGACAGGGTCGACTGGCGTGCGGCGAGCAGCACGGCGACCCGCTCCGCGTTCCGGAAAGCGCTGCCCGGCTGGTTCGAGTACGCCGAGGATGTGCGGGGGTGCTGA